The following coding sequences are from one Blastocatellia bacterium window:
- a CDS encoding DUF3368 domain-containing protein encodes MKEPIITDSTCLIGLERIGHLDLLPALFEPIMIPPEVDREFGITLAWLRIEVPSDTTRVATLKLLIDDGEAEAIALAGERGVRLILDDRQARLVAKNLGIPIIGTVGVLAQAKQAEIIASLKPILSKLEAKGFYISNALKEEALRIVGE; translated from the coding sequence GTGAAAGAGCCGATAATCACGGACAGTACCTGCCTGATTGGACTTGAGCGCATAGGACATCTCGATCTGCTGCCTGCTTTATTCGAACCCATTATGATCCCGCCGGAAGTTGACAGAGAATTCGGGATCACATTAGCGTGGCTCAGAATAGAAGTGCCCTCTGATACCACAAGGGTAGCCACGTTGAAACTGCTCATAGATGATGGCGAGGCAGAAGCGATTGCATTAGCCGGCGAGCGTGGCGTGCGGCTAATTTTGGATGACCGCCAAGCGCGTTTAGTAGCTAAGAACTTAGGCATTCCGATCATCGGCACCGTAGGAGTTCTGGCGCAAGCGAAACAGGCTGAAATCATCGCATCACTCAAGCCAATTCTTAGCAAACTGGAAGCGAAAGGCTTTTACATCAGTAACGCACTCAAAGAAGAAGCGCTGCGGATAGTCGGAGAGTGA
- a CDS encoding UPF0175 family protein, translating to MNTVEMTVTLPSTLSEDEARLLLAIKLYEVSKVSLGQAAKMAGLSKRAFMEMLGHYRVPVFNYSPDALREELGL from the coding sequence ATGAATACGGTCGAGATGACGGTGACCCTCCCATCTACTTTATCAGAAGATGAAGCCCGGCTGCTGCTTGCCATCAAGCTTTATGAAGTGAGCAAGGTATCACTCGGTCAAGCAGCAAAAATGGCTGGACTGTCTAAGCGTGCATTTATGGAGATGTTAGGCCATTACCGAGTTCCAGTATTTAACTATTCTCCCGATGCGCTGCGGGAGGAATTAGGCTTGTGA